One part of the Haliotis asinina isolate JCU_RB_2024 chromosome 2, JCU_Hal_asi_v2, whole genome shotgun sequence genome encodes these proteins:
- the LOC137271715 gene encoding 3-oxoacyl-[acyl-carrier-protein] reductase FabG-like — MLLHSPGASAGLGEGTALHFAKNGAKLALTGRDKTRLDDVAKRCSNCGIPADDIRTHYGDLTDAAFRTATIEKTVAKFGRLDVLVNNAGLFFPVESMRMSETQYDQAMDLNMKVPFLLSQLAVPNLEKTQGNIVNISSLFGAKATPMSGIYCISKAALDMFTQCLALELAPKNVRVNSVNPGFVPTLIYGREGSVLHGKDDEIQKNVDI; from the exons atGCTCCTCCATTCCCCAGGAGCTAGTGCCGGACTTGGGGAGGGAACAGCTTTGCATTTTGCAAAAAATGGAGCCAAACTCGCGTTAACGGGGCGAGATAAGACGAGACTGGACGATGTCGCCAAGCGATGCTCTAACTGCGGGATACCTGCTGACGAC ATTCGGACCCATTACGGTGACCTGACTGACGCGGCGTTCCGGACGGCCACTATTGAAAAGACGGTTGCCAAGTTTGGCAGACTCGACGTACTG GTAAACAACGCAGGTTTGTTCTTCCCCGTGGAGTCCATGAGGATGTCGGAGACCCAGTATGACCAGGCGATGGACCTCAACATGAAGGTGCCCTTCCTCCTGTCACAGCTCGCAGTCCCGAACTTGGAGAAAACGCAAG GGAACATTGTAAACATTTCAAGTCTTTTCGGGGCTAAGGCG ACGCCTATGAGTGGAATCTACTGCATCAGCAAGGCCGCCCTGGACATGTTTACCCAGTGTCTGGCTTTGG AGCTCGCGCCCAAGAACGTTCGGGTGAATTCTGTGAA CCCCGGCTTTGTGCCGACTCTGATATACGGACGAGAAGGTTCTGTCCTCCACGGCAAAGACGACGAGATACAGAAG AACGTCGACATATAG